AAGCGGAATAAACCCCGACCTGGTCGGCGCCGATCTTTTCCAGGATATCTTCCCAGGCGATACCGGTTGAATGTATGGCATCGCTGGCGCCAAAGATGGTCGCCTGCAAGCCCCTCGGCTGGTAACGGCTGTTATAAAGGTTTTCCGGCTGGAAACCTGTGGGAAACTGTCCCGCCGCCTTAATGGGGTTATCGCGCACCGAGTGATGTTTAATATCCAGATTATCCGGAATATCCACCTTCACCCGGCCATCGTCAAGTTCGGTTAACTGCCAGCTTGACGGCAAAGGCACAGGCAAATCACGTTTGCGGGTCTCAAAACTGATGCCCTGCTCACCCGGAGTCAGGGTCATTTTCTGGTGCCAGGGAGTGGCGTCCGGATCAAAATGGTTACTTTCTATTTTCCGGATCAGGGTGCCGTTTAATATTTGCTCGCCGAAAACATTTTCGATATCGGCAGGGGCAACCGCTTTACCGTCCTGATCAACCAGCTGGCCGTCGCGGTAGCTCACCAGGTTCATTAAGGTCGCCAGACCGACAAAAGTTTCCTGCCTGGCCCTGGCATTAAGTTTATCGATAACTATCCGGCGAAAGCCCTGATGAAACGATGTACGTCCTGCGGCATTGATGCCGCCCATGCCAACAATAAGAGGTAAAGCCGTCATTAATAAACCTTTTACTTAATTCATTAGTATTCTCAGATAGTATTAGTTTATGTGCTTTGCCTGAAAAATAATTAGCATATCAGGCCATATAAGATGCAAAAAAGGCCAAACCAGGGTAAGCTGGACCAATAACAACTTAAGCCTGATACCCATGAAGCAAAAGCCGATCACTATAGCCCTGCCGATTTATCAGCATGTACTGGCCACCAGTTTAACCCTGCCCATCGAAATGTTGCTGGCGGGCGAGGCCTATGCCAGGCGCCATAACAGGAATGCAAGGACGTTAAACATCCGGCTGGTCAGCCAGGACAGCGGCTCAATAGCTTCCAGGGCAGGCATAAGCCTTACTGCGGATGCCCGGCTCAGGGATTGCCCGAGCCCGGATATAGTGATAGTGCCCAGCCTGTGGCGCAATCCCAGGCCGGTTTTGCGCCAGCAGCCTGAATTGATCCGCTGGTTATATGATTTATGGCAGCAGGGCAGCACACTGATAGGCACAGGCACAGGCGTGTGTTTCCTGGCAGAATCCGGCTTGCTCGACCAGCATTCGGCCACCACCCACTGGCATTATGTCGAACAGTTCAAGCGTGACTATCCGGCGGTAGTGCTTAAACCGGATTTCTTTATCACCCAGTCGGAGCGGATTTATTGCGCCGCCAGTTTAAACGCCCTGGCAGACATTATTGTCCATATCATAGATCAAACTTATGGCCGCAGCGCTGCCCAGCAGGTAGAGCGGAACTTTTCCCATGAGATCAGAAAGCCTTATGAAGAGCAAAGATACAGGGAAGGAGCGGTGGACAGGCATCCCGATGAATTGATTTCCCAAATCCAGTTCTGGCTGAAAACCAATCTTGCTTCGGTCCTGACCTTAAGCCAGGTTGCCGCCCAGTTCGGCTTGAGCCAGCGCTCTTTCACCCGGCGTTTTAAAACCGCTACCGGCAGCAGCGCCGGGGAATATTGGCAGCAACTGAAACTGGAAGCCGCCAAAGAGCTGCTGTCTTCGAGTAACCTGTCGATCCAGGAGGTATCCTATCAGGTGGGGTATCCAAACCAGGGGGATCTGACCCGGCTCTTTAAAAAGCAACTGGCGCTAACCCCGAAAGATTACCGCCAGATGGTACGCAAGAAACTCTTTAGCCAGGAATGAGACTTAACTCAGGTTAAATGTCATCAGGGCGGCCCAAGTCTCCCTGGCGGTAATCACATACGCCTTCGGGGAAAACCGCCTCAAGCGCCTCTATATATCCGCTCATATCGTGCTGCCCGTATAGGCCGGTTTTTATTGCCTGTTTTACCGGCATCAGCTGGCATTTAAAGACATCACCGGCCCAGCCGCCGCCGGCCTGGATACGGCTGGTGCTGTACATAGGGTAGATTTGCTGGCAACTGCCGCTGTTTTTCTGATTCCACTGGCCGTCCCAGACGCCTTCCCCCTGATGCAAAACAGCGCCATCGGCGGCAAAACAGCTGTCCTGTAACTTGTCCGGCCTGGCCTCAAGCACGCCGGCAAACGAATCCGATTTTTTGTTTAACAGCCAGCGGTCCATCATGTCAAACGCCTGCTGTACCGGATTATGATCTTTATGGGAGATCCAGATCACATGGTTATCCGCATGGCCATGGGCCTGCTGCATCCTGAGGCGGCTGTAAAATGAGGCGGAAACATGGTGCATATCCAGATCATCTTCCAAATAATGGCGCACATCGATCACAGGCAATGCCACCTTACCGATAAAGACCTGTCCCGAGCGGTAAGCCGCCTGCATGGCGGCAAGGGAGCCGTTCCTTCTTTGCGCCAACGGCCCTTCTACCTGGGTAATATTCTGGTTGCCCCAAAGGGAAAGCCATAAGGGCAGCTTTTTGCCAAAGGGGGTGAGCAGCGACTCGGCTTCCATCTCCGGCTGGGGTTTCCAGCTGCCAATCTTTTTGTTGATATCGATAAATTCTTCGAAGCTGATCTTATTATCAACAAAAGCCGACAAACCATATTGCACGCCGACATTATCCCAGGTGCTCAAACCAAAACCTTGGCTATCTTTGCCTAGCACATGCGCCATATCCTGCCAGTAGCTCCAGTTAACCTTGTCCACCACCTCGGGGTGGAAAAAATCCCGGATAAATCCCTGTCTGGGGTTATTGATAAAGCTGGATAAGCCGAAATAACCGTTAATACATTCGCTGTTACCCTGAGGCAAAGAAGGCACGAAACCTGCCATCAACTGGTTAACCGGCTGCAGATAACCCGCCCTTTGGGGAAAGTCGTTGATGGCATTCATACCTTCGATCAGTTGCCTTCTTTGCCAGTCATTCCAGCTCCCCCTGTCCCGGCTACGGAAAGTGAAATAGTTATTTAATAAGTCGCAGTCCAGAGCATAGGTGGTTTGGGTGATCATATCGGGATAGGAATAAAGGGGGATGAGGCCATCGAGTATGCCCTGGCTGTTCTGGCCGATAAGATACTGGGCCAGGCCGCCGCCTGAGCCGCCGATGCCGACGGTATAAAGGGGCTTGCCATACAGGCTGACAAATTGTTGCTTCACCCGCCGAGCAGTGTCTTCCGCCAGTAACATGTTATAAGTGTAGCTGGTGCGGTTGCCGCTGGAGCTGATCACCGCATACCCCTGCTGTAACTGCTGCAGCTGGCGGCCGATCACCCGGCGCGCCGTTTGCCGCCCCTGGCGGTAGCCTATACCTGAGCCGCCGTTAAACTGGTATATCAGCCTCTGGTTCCAGCGGGATGTCGCCGTGCGGGAATCTATGTCATCCAGGGATACCGGCATCACCAGGGTATAGATAAAACGGTTAATAGTGCCCTGCTCCACCCGCAGCAGCTTGCCGGTTACCTCTTGGCCATTTGCTTGCTGCGCCAGCCAGTCCCTGGTCACCCGCACAATCTCCTCCTGGTCTTTCACCAGGTAATAGGCAACAGAGGTTGGCAAGGAGCAGTCTTTGCTGTAGCCGACAATTTCTTTTTTATCCGAGATTGAGCGGTAAACGGGAACTCCCAGGCCAAGCTGGTTATCCACCTGCGGTTGTCCCAGTCCGGAATCTAAGGTCATGCAATAAAAGGGATATTGCATTTTCCCCGCATATAAACTGTTTACCGGACCGGTTTCACCTATGGCTATGGGAAAGGAAAAAGTTTCCTCCGGCCTAGGGGTCAGCCGGATGTGATGCGTTATCGGCAGCTGGAAATTATCCGCGGCCACAGCCACGGCTTTTACCTGCCGGTAGGCAAAAGATTTCGCCGGCTGCCATAGTTTAAGAAAGAAAAAACTGCTGATACTGACGAAAAATAGAAGGGTAAACCCGATGAAAAGCCACCTTTTTTTTATCATAACCCGCTCCTCCTGTACTGCTGATTTTGAGCACATACACCCTTAATTTTAGTTTAAAAAAGTGCAGGTTTTACCAAGGGTAAAAACAAGTTAGGCAAAGTATTTGGATTTTATCAGGTTATTTTTTCATTTTGCCGACAGGGAAAAGGCAGGGGAAATTACCGGTGCCGCATGGGCCGGCACCGGCGGATAAGGTTAAAAGTGCATAATCACACCGGCAAACAAGCCTTTAAATTCAAGATCGGCGTAAAAATCATCCAGGTCGTCCAACTCAAATTTGACCGCCCGGTAACCCGCGGTCAAGTTGACATCCAGGGCAAAATTATCCGTCAGGGCATAACTGACACCAAGCTGGTAATCATACAGGGTATGGTCGTCAAAGGTTAAATAATTGCCTTCGGCAAACAGGCTCCAGTCGGTAAACGGCAAGCCGATAATCGCCGAGCTGTAGAGCATAGGTATGACTTCGGAAACCGAGCGGCTGGCGCTTAGGGTATTGGCGGTATCCGCTACCTTAACATCGCCGTCAAGATCCCTGGCGGTTAAGCCAAAATCAAAGGTCAGCAGATCATTGTCAAACAACTCATAATAAAAGGTATAGTCGTTGTAGCTGACATCAAAAACGGCATCGACACTGGTATTGGTGGTAAAGGTTTGGCCGTTAAACTCAAAATCGCTTGTCAGCGTAGTATTACCGTCGGTATCCAGCTTGGTATGCGCCAGTTTGACATTCGGAATAAACGGCAGCGGATGCTCTACGGCAACAAAAAAGCTGCCCTGCTGCTCGTCTTTTAAATTGAAATCGCTTTGGGTGGTGCTTTCCCCGAACACGCCTTCGGCTTCGTTATCCCATACCTGGCCGCCGACATAGACACCAAATAAGGTGTCCGCCTGGACCGATGCCGATAACAAAGCGCTGAGCGTTAACGCTATCGCTGCTTTTTTCATATTTACCCCTGACTCAATAATTCATTTAAATCGATTAATGCGGCATTTGCCCGCGAAATATAATTTGCCATCACCAGGGAATGGTTGGCAAGAAAGCCAAAACCGTCACCGTTGAGGATCATAGGGCTCCACACCGGCTGCTGGCTCGCTTTTAACTCCCGTATGATCTGCTGTACGCTGACTTTGGCGTTTTTCTTCTCCAGCACATCGTTAAAGTCGATTTCTATTGCCTGTAAAAAGTGCAGTAACGCCCAGCAGGCGCCCCTGGCTTCATAGAATTCATCATCGATTTTCCACCAGCTGGTTTTCATTTGCAGGCGGGACGCGGCACTGGTGGATTGCTGGGCAACATTGTCTCCCGCCAGATCGGTATTCATCTGCTCCCGGCCAACGCTGGCGCTTAACCGCTGGGAATAGCTGCCCAAACGTTTTTCCACCTCTTTGAGCCAGTCCCGCAGGTTATCGGCGCGGGCATAAAACTGTGCATTCTGGCTGCTAACATCGGTAAGCGCACTGCGGTAGGCATACAGTTCCTTAACGGCTTTTTTATATTCCCCCTCGGCGCTCGGCATCGCCCAGCTGGTATGATCGATATTAAGCTGCGGATGGGCATTTTTTAAGTGCTGGTTTTCCAGCGACTGGGACTGGGAACGGCTAAATTCCTGACGCATCACCAGGGCCATATCCCGGACCATTTCCAGCGCGCCGAATTCCCAGGCGGGAATATTATCTAAAAACACCGACGGCGGAATGGCATCGTTGGACAAATAGCCGCCGGGTTTATCAAGCATAGTTTCGATCACCCGGATCAGAGACGTAGTAGTGGTATAACCCACCACAGGAGCAACATTATCCCGGGTGGCATCCTGGGTCACCTGGGTACGGACATCGAATTCATCCGGTTCGAAACTCCACCACACGCCGATAAAATAAAAAAGAAAAAACACGGCCGTAACCATAGTTACGACGGTTTTGGTGGAAAAACTGATTTTCATAACCTGCTCCTAATCTCCTAATGATGGTGATTGTTTTTTTTCTTTAATCCCCGAACCGGCAGCTCAACCTTGACATCCTGCTGCCCGGAAAAATGCAAGGTAACCGGCATGTTTTCTCCCTGCTTTAACGGCCCGGGCAGATCAAACACCATTAAATGCAGCCCGGACGGTTGTAAAGTCACACTTTCCTTGGCCTTGATGGTAATCGACGCCTTTTGCCTCATGCGCATCATGCCGCCGGACATGGTATGCTCATGAATTTCAATGCGCGGGCTGCGCTTGCTGCTGGCACCGGTTAAGGTCAACGCCTTATCGCCGTTATTGGTAATGGTCATATAGGCCGAGGAAATCGCTGTGCCCGGGATAGTTTCCCTGACATAGCCATCATCAACCGCTATTGCCCCTCCTGGGGTAAAGCTTAAGACACTAAAACTACAAACAGTTAAAAAACAACATATAAACAATGAAAAAGCCGGGTAAATTTTTTTCATCTCTCTCTATACTTCCTTATCTAGACGCATTATGGTTGTGGTGCCCGCTATTGTAACTAAGCTAAGACAAAATGGATAATTTAATTCTTACTCATGAACACCATGGCGTTTTCACTATCACCTTGAATCGCCTCGATAAAAAAAATGCCCTTAACACGGCCATGTACCAGTCCCTGATCAAACACTTTGCCTACGCCAGCGAAAGCGATACCGTGCATTGCCTGTTGATCCAGGGAGATCAAAACTGTTTCACCGCAGGCAACGACCTGCAGGATTTTCTCGAAAGCGCCGAAACCGGTGACCTGGTGGCCATGGAGTTTGTCAGGGTGCTGGCCGCCTTTGATAAACCCCTGATTGCCGCCGTGGCCGGTGTTGCCGTAGGCATAGGCACCACTTTGCTGCTGCACTGCGATATGGTGGTCGCCGCCAACAACAGCCACTTTAAACTGCCCTTTACCCAACTGGGTCTGTGCCCTGAAGCCGGTTCCAGTTTATTGCTCACCCAACGCCTGGGCCATAACCGCGCCTTTGAGCTCCTGGTGCTGGGAAAATCCTTCGAAGCAGAGCAGGCGCTGGAATACGGCCTGGTAAACCAGGTATGCCAGCCGGATGAAGTCTTGCCCCGGGCCGCAACCCTGGCTGCAGAAATAGCCGCCCTGCCGCAGGATGCCGTGAAAACCAGCCGGCGCCTTATTCACCAGGCCAGCCAGGCAACCTTACCAGCGGTGATCGAAAATGAAGGTAAAGAGTTTGTCCGGCTGATGGCCACAGATACCTGCAAAAATATCCTGGCCAAGTTTTTTAAATAAGCTTTTTAAATAAGCTTTTTACCTGAGACGAAAGCCAGAGAATGCTCCCTGGCTTTTCTTTCTCTACCCGCAAGCAACACCTTATCCGGAATGGGTAGCTTGCCGGCCGCTACGGCTCACCAGCCAGATGGCACAGGCAATCAGCACAATTGGCCAGAACATGCCCAGCATGAACATCAGTCCGCCGCCAAAAATCAACAAAACAATAAAAATAATCGACCCGAAAACACTTAATACTATGGCTAAAGCCGCTATCACCAGCACCACCACAAACAAGGCAGCAAAACCTATTGCCTGGACCGGTTCCAGCAATTCATCGTCCATATAAACATCAACATTAAACCAATCGATAACACTGGCGCCGAACACATAAGTTAAAAATAATGTCGCAATAATGGCCAGCAATAACGATTTCATAAATGACATACAACCTCCTTCTTTAAACTCGGTTACCCAACGGTTTAGTCCTGTTCTTAGCCGTCTGACATTAGCTGTCTGACATCAGCAGGGCCGACACCAGATAAGCAACACCGGTTGCCACGGGAAAGGTGATCAGCGCCGCAATGGCAGCTACCCTGACCACTAACCTGGGCAGCTGGTAATATTTGGCCAGGCCGGCACAGACTCCGGATAGTTTTTTATAGCGAACATCTTTGGTCAGTGTCTTTTTAACGGAATAATTTCTGTCGTACTGCATTTCTAATCCCCTTGCCGGTACCTTCAAAGCGATTCCCCCTGAAGGTATGCCGGTTTGCTTGTTGATAAAATAATGGTCAGCGCCTGTTAACTTAACGGATCCGGGCTAAAATTAGCCGTTAACAACCTTTTTTTTCAGCTGAGCCAGTTCTTGCTCTATATTGTCGTCATTCTCCAGCGCCCGGAACTGGCTGTTGAGATCTTTGTTTTCCGTCAGATCATAAGCCTCGATTTCCGCCTCGACCCGGTCGATCTTCTGCTGGTAACGTTCAAACTTAGCGATAGCCTCGTCAATATTGACCACAGCCGCCTGCTGACGTACTTTCAGCCTGACCTCAACGCTTTGCTGGCGCACGATATAAGCCTGCTGGCGGCGCTTGGCTTCGGTTAACTTATCCTGCAGCCGCTGGCTGTCTTCCTGCACCTTGCTTAAATACTCTTCCAGGGTATCCAGCTCTTCCTGGATATGCTGCGCCTGCTCTTTGCTCTTGTTTTTTTCTGCCAGTGCCGAACGGGCCAGGTCATCGCGGTCTTTACTGATCGCCAGCTCGGCTTTTTCCTGCCAATGACAGATGCTGGTTTCTATGCTGCGTTTTTGCCGTAACAAGGTTTTCTTCTCGGCAATATGTTTTGCCGCCG
This genomic window from Thalassomonas viridans contains:
- a CDS encoding GlxA family transcriptional regulator, which encodes MKQKPITIALPIYQHVLATSLTLPIEMLLAGEAYARRHNRNARTLNIRLVSQDSGSIASRAGISLTADARLRDCPSPDIVIVPSLWRNPRPVLRQQPELIRWLYDLWQQGSTLIGTGTGVCFLAESGLLDQHSATTHWHYVEQFKRDYPAVVLKPDFFITQSERIYCAASLNALADIIVHIIDQTYGRSAAQQVERNFSHEIRKPYEEQRYREGAVDRHPDELISQIQFWLKTNLASVLTLSQVAAQFGLSQRSFTRRFKTATGSSAGEYWQQLKLEAAKELLSSSNLSIQEVSYQVGYPNQGDLTRLFKKQLALTPKDYRQMVRKKLFSQE
- a CDS encoding DUF6351 family protein; protein product: MIKKRWLFIGFTLLFFVSISSFFFLKLWQPAKSFAYRQVKAVAVAADNFQLPITHHIRLTPRPEETFSFPIAIGETGPVNSLYAGKMQYPFYCMTLDSGLGQPQVDNQLGLGVPVYRSISDKKEIVGYSKDCSLPTSVAYYLVKDQEEIVRVTRDWLAQQANGQEVTGKLLRVEQGTINRFIYTLVMPVSLDDIDSRTATSRWNQRLIYQFNGGSGIGYRQGRQTARRVIGRQLQQLQQGYAVISSSGNRTSYTYNMLLAEDTARRVKQQFVSLYGKPLYTVGIGGSGGGLAQYLIGQNSQGILDGLIPLYSYPDMITQTTYALDCDLLNNYFTFRSRDRGSWNDWQRRQLIEGMNAINDFPQRAGYLQPVNQLMAGFVPSLPQGNSECINGYFGLSSFINNPRQGFIRDFFHPEVVDKVNWSYWQDMAHVLGKDSQGFGLSTWDNVGVQYGLSAFVDNKISFEEFIDINKKIGSWKPQPEMEAESLLTPFGKKLPLWLSLWGNQNITQVEGPLAQRRNGSLAAMQAAYRSGQVFIGKVALPVIDVRHYLEDDLDMHHVSASFYSRLRMQQAHGHADNHVIWISHKDHNPVQQAFDMMDRWLLNKKSDSFAGVLEARPDKLQDSCFAADGAVLHQGEGVWDGQWNQKNSGSCQQIYPMYSTSRIQAGGGWAGDVFKCQLMPVKQAIKTGLYGQHDMSGYIEALEAVFPEGVCDYRQGDLGRPDDI
- a CDS encoding TIGR04219 family outer membrane beta-barrel protein; this encodes MKKAAIALTLSALLSASVQADTLFGVYVGGQVWDNEAEGVFGESTTQSDFNLKDEQQGSFFVAVEHPLPFIPNVKLAHTKLDTDGNTTLTSDFEFNGQTFTTNTSVDAVFDVSYNDYTFYYELFDNDLLTFDFGLTARDLDGDVKVADTANTLSASRSVSEVIPMLYSSAIIGLPFTDWSLFAEGNYLTFDDHTLYDYQLGVSYALTDNFALDVNLTAGYRAVKFELDDLDDFYADLEFKGLFAGVIMHF
- a CDS encoding DUF2333 family protein, which encodes MKISFSTKTVVTMVTAVFFLFYFIGVWWSFEPDEFDVRTQVTQDATRDNVAPVVGYTTTTSLIRVIETMLDKPGGYLSNDAIPPSVFLDNIPAWEFGALEMVRDMALVMRQEFSRSQSQSLENQHLKNAHPQLNIDHTSWAMPSAEGEYKKAVKELYAYRSALTDVSSQNAQFYARADNLRDWLKEVEKRLGSYSQRLSASVGREQMNTDLAGDNVAQQSTSAASRLQMKTSWWKIDDEFYEARGACWALLHFLQAIEIDFNDVLEKKNAKVSVQQIIRELKASQQPVWSPMILNGDGFGFLANHSLVMANYISRANAALIDLNELLSQG
- a CDS encoding copper chaperone PCu(A)C — translated: MKKIYPAFSLFICCFLTVCSFSVLSFTPGGAIAVDDGYVRETIPGTAISSAYMTITNNGDKALTLTGASSKRSPRIEIHEHTMSGGMMRMRQKASITIKAKESVTLQPSGLHLMVFDLPGPLKQGENMPVTLHFSGQQDVKVELPVRGLKKKNNHHH
- a CDS encoding enoyl-CoA hydratase-related protein, whose protein sequence is MDNLILTHEHHGVFTITLNRLDKKNALNTAMYQSLIKHFAYASESDTVHCLLIQGDQNCFTAGNDLQDFLESAETGDLVAMEFVRVLAAFDKPLIAAVAGVAVGIGTTLLLHCDMVVAANNSHFKLPFTQLGLCPEAGSSLLLTQRLGHNRAFELLVLGKSFEAEQALEYGLVNQVCQPDEVLPRAATLAAEIAALPQDAVKTSRRLIHQASQATLPAVIENEGKEFVRLMATDTCKNILAKFFK
- a CDS encoding PspC domain-containing protein, which produces MQYDRNYSVKKTLTKDVRYKKLSGVCAGLAKYYQLPRLVVRVAAIAALITFPVATGVAYLVSALLMSDS
- the pspA gene encoding phage shock protein PspA translates to MGMFSRFTDIINANINSMLDKAEQPEKMIKLIIQEIEETLVEVRAAAAKHIAEKKTLLRQKRSIETSICHWQEKAELAISKDRDDLARSALAEKNKSKEQAQHIQEELDTLEEYLSKVQEDSQRLQDKLTEAKRRQQAYIVRQQSVEVRLKVRQQAAVVNIDEAIAKFERYQQKIDRVEAEIEAYDLTENKDLNSQFRALENDDNIEQELAQLKKKVVNG